From one Catenuloplanes nepalensis genomic stretch:
- a CDS encoding serine/threonine-protein kinase, whose translation MPEAPTMIAGRYRLGEAIGSGGMGRVWLAHDERLDRDVAIKEIVLPPGSEEDAAVARRRTLREARAAARLNHHGVVGVYDVFEADGKPWIVMEHVPSRSLKEIVQEDGPLDDRQAAVIGLEILEALRAAHKAGVQHRDVKPANVLIADDGRVVLTDFGIATIEGDGLITSSGQQLHASLDYMAPERAQEGEATEAADLWSLGATLYDAVEGRAPFHRASAVGTLTAIAADPPDPMERAGALAPVIDGLLKKNPGERLTSADAGRLLQAAAEGKSKVARATAAPIAPARKDQDPPGGRPGPARPLIIGAAAVAVVLVVTLVAFVLTRPDGTGDTPGDNIAAPGPTASAGTPSAGPSDAPASQAVQPSPVGAPTPSPTGQAAGGGENAGGSGEGSGRPQLPQGWRDYTDPTGFKVYVPNGWTQSQDGTMVYFTGPTGRVLGVDQTNTPKADPVADWSEQRDTRIADGDFPGYSEVKIVAVDYFQKAADWEWTYDSQFGRVHVNNRGVVTSPTQAYGIYWQTPESDWNAANKDLQLIFDSFVPKP comes from the coding sequence ATGCCAGAGGCCCCCACCATGATCGCCGGACGCTACCGTCTCGGCGAAGCGATCGGCTCCGGCGGCATGGGCCGGGTGTGGCTCGCGCACGACGAGCGCCTCGACCGCGATGTCGCCATCAAGGAGATCGTTCTCCCGCCCGGAAGCGAGGAGGACGCCGCGGTGGCCCGCCGCCGGACGCTGCGCGAGGCGCGCGCGGCCGCGCGGCTCAACCATCACGGCGTGGTCGGCGTCTACGACGTGTTCGAGGCCGACGGCAAGCCGTGGATCGTGATGGAGCACGTGCCGTCCCGCTCGCTCAAGGAGATCGTCCAGGAGGACGGGCCGCTCGACGACCGCCAGGCCGCGGTGATCGGGCTGGAGATCCTGGAGGCGCTGCGGGCCGCGCACAAGGCCGGAGTCCAGCACCGCGACGTCAAACCGGCGAACGTGCTGATCGCCGACGACGGCCGCGTCGTGCTCACCGACTTCGGCATCGCCACGATCGAGGGCGACGGGCTGATCACCAGCTCCGGCCAGCAGCTGCACGCCTCGCTCGACTACATGGCGCCGGAGCGCGCGCAGGAGGGGGAGGCCACCGAGGCGGCCGACCTGTGGTCGCTCGGCGCCACGCTCTACGACGCGGTCGAGGGCCGCGCACCGTTCCACCGCGCGTCCGCGGTCGGCACGCTGACCGCGATCGCGGCCGACCCGCCGGACCCGATGGAGCGGGCCGGCGCGCTCGCCCCGGTCATCGACGGGCTGCTGAAGAAGAACCCGGGCGAGCGCCTCACCAGCGCGGACGCGGGACGGCTGCTACAGGCCGCGGCGGAGGGCAAGTCCAAGGTCGCGCGCGCGACCGCGGCGCCGATCGCACCGGCCCGAAAAGACCAGGACCCCCCGGGGGGACGACCGGGGCCGGCGCGACCGTTGATCATCGGCGCGGCGGCGGTGGCGGTCGTGCTGGTGGTGACGCTGGTCGCGTTCGTCCTGACGCGCCCGGACGGCACCGGGGACACGCCCGGCGACAACATCGCGGCGCCCGGGCCGACCGCGAGTGCGGGCACGCCCTCGGCCGGACCCTCGGACGCCCCGGCCTCGCAGGCGGTGCAGCCGTCGCCGGTCGGTGCGCCGACGCCGTCGCCGACCGGCCAGGCCGCCGGTGGTGGCGAGAACGCCGGCGGCTCCGGTGAGGGCTCCGGGCGGCCGCAGCTGCCCCAGGGCTGGCGGGACTACACCGACCCGACCGGCTTCAAGGTGTACGTGCCGAACGGCTGGACGCAGTCGCAGGACGGGACGATGGTCTACTTCACCGGGCCGACCGGGCGCGTGCTCGGCGTCGACCAGACGAACACGCCGAAGGCGGACCCGGTCGCGGACTGGAGTGAGCAGCGCGACACGCGCATCGCCGACGGCGACTTCCCCGGCTACAGCGAGGTGAAGATCGTCGCGGTCGACTACTTCCAGAAGGCCGCGGACTGGGAGTGGACCTACGACTCGCAGTTCGGGCGGGTGCACGTCAACAACCGGGGCGTGGTCACGTCGCCGACCCAGGCGTACGGCATCTACTGGCAGACTCCCGAGTCGGACTGGAACGCCGCCAACAAGGACCTCCAGCTGATCTTCGACAGCTTCGTGCCGAAGCCCTGA
- a CDS encoding oxygenase MpaB family protein, translating into MVATPARFGAGGQWAERAARPLRLTAGPGARPTPDEIDAMRAALLQRDEPGAALARALLTDRTVTQAQVRAALADPGAPAPKPMDEFLDTVRVRPSWVDDALLDRGAEVCRTFGVDATLVLTYGSLLGGYRTAAALEPLVRTGRLTGDETARRIAETTGWWRAVTAPGGLRPGAEGHRLTLHVRVMHAMVNHRLEADPSWDHAGRGVPINQYDQASTLGVFSTSFLLHLRLLGVRVSRADGAAVMHLWSYVGALMGVADRWLPHTERSGRRLLYQLLAHDPPPDANSTALARALIDSGVPERRERALSIATWLLGPAALRDLGLPPRPPWHALSRVAANLPATHVSGRLPGGRRRLLARAERQLRHYQAADPRDLA; encoded by the coding sequence ATGGTCGCCACCCCTGCGCGATTCGGAGCGGGCGGTCAGTGGGCGGAACGCGCCGCCCGCCCGCTCCGGCTGACGGCCGGCCCCGGCGCACGACCCACCCCCGACGAGATCGACGCGATGCGCGCCGCACTGCTGCAGCGGGACGAGCCGGGCGCGGCGCTGGCCCGCGCGCTGCTCACCGACCGCACGGTCACCCAGGCGCAGGTCCGTGCCGCGCTCGCGGACCCGGGCGCCCCCGCGCCGAAACCGATGGACGAATTCCTGGATACGGTACGGGTCCGTCCGTCCTGGGTGGACGACGCGCTGCTGGACCGGGGCGCGGAGGTGTGCCGCACGTTCGGCGTGGACGCGACGCTGGTCCTGACGTACGGCTCGCTGCTCGGCGGTTACCGCACCGCCGCCGCGCTGGAGCCGCTGGTCCGCACCGGGCGGCTGACCGGCGACGAGACCGCGCGCCGGATCGCGGAGACGACCGGGTGGTGGCGGGCCGTGACCGCGCCCGGCGGCCTGCGCCCGGGCGCGGAGGGGCACCGGCTGACGCTGCACGTCCGCGTCATGCACGCGATGGTCAACCACCGTCTGGAGGCCGACCCGTCCTGGGATCACGCCGGCCGCGGTGTGCCGATCAACCAGTACGACCAGGCCAGCACGCTCGGCGTGTTCAGCACCAGCTTCCTGCTGCACCTGCGGCTGCTCGGCGTGCGTGTCTCGCGCGCGGACGGCGCGGCCGTGATGCACCTGTGGAGCTACGTCGGCGCGCTGATGGGCGTCGCCGACCGGTGGCTCCCGCACACCGAGCGCAGCGGCCGCCGCCTGCTCTACCAGCTGCTCGCCCACGATCCGCCGCCGGACGCGAACAGCACCGCGCTGGCCCGCGCGCTGATCGACTCGGGCGTGCCGGAGCGGCGCGAGCGCGCGCTGTCCATCGCGACCTGGCTACTCGGCCCGGCCGCGCTCCGCGACCTCGGCCTGCCGCCGCGTCCGCCCTGGCACGCGCTCTCCCGCGTCGCGGCCAACCTGCCGGCCACGCACGTCTCCGGCCGACTGCCGGGCGGCCGCCGCCGGCTCCTCGCCCGCGCCGAACGCCAGCTCCGCCACTACCAGGCCGCCGACCCCCGCGACCTGGCCTAG
- the egtA gene encoding ergothioneine biosynthesis glutamate--cysteine ligase EgtA yields the protein MSTSTITQPHAEVTDRDQAEEHIASVCFRTGPSRLIGAELEFTVHHADDPARPIDLATLRRALGPHAPATISPDSPQETLDNGTPVTVEPGGQVEISSAPFRSLTALYAATEGDRRQLSRLLAAEGLVLGEHGLDPWRSPRRLLHTPRFDALEKAFDRTGTAGRVMMCNTAGLQACVDAGEPRQLAARWAALYAAGPALMAAFATSHRQGGIDTGWRSARMRAWFGVDRQLTREIDLGADPAHAWARHALAAPLLCVRRDDRNWEAPRGLTFNDWIDGALDTPPTTEDLDYHLTLLFPPIRPRGYLEVRCLDAQPGNEWIAPIAVIAALLADDETTDLARDLAAPAAGRWEPAARDGLTDPAISRVAHAVLDLAARRLDRTTLDAPVRNRVSEIIAKRLSKESGTRP from the coding sequence TTGTCAACGTCCACCATCACGCAGCCGCACGCCGAGGTCACCGATCGGGATCAGGCGGAGGAGCACATCGCCTCGGTCTGCTTCCGCACCGGCCCGTCCCGGCTGATCGGCGCCGAGCTCGAGTTCACGGTCCACCACGCGGACGACCCGGCTCGCCCGATCGACCTGGCGACGCTGCGGCGCGCGCTCGGCCCGCACGCGCCGGCCACGATCTCGCCGGACAGTCCACAGGAGACATTGGACAACGGCACGCCGGTCACGGTCGAACCCGGCGGCCAGGTCGAGATCTCGTCCGCCCCGTTCCGCTCGCTCACCGCGCTCTACGCGGCCACCGAGGGCGACCGCCGGCAGCTGTCCCGGCTGCTCGCGGCCGAAGGCCTGGTGCTCGGCGAGCACGGCCTCGACCCGTGGCGGTCCCCGCGCCGCCTCCTGCACACCCCGCGTTTCGACGCTCTCGAAAAAGCCTTCGACCGCACGGGTACGGCCGGGCGCGTGATGATGTGCAACACCGCCGGCCTGCAGGCGTGCGTCGACGCGGGCGAACCCCGGCAGCTCGCCGCGCGCTGGGCCGCGCTCTATGCGGCCGGCCCCGCGCTGATGGCCGCGTTCGCCACGTCGCACCGGCAGGGCGGCATCGACACCGGCTGGCGCTCCGCCCGCATGCGCGCCTGGTTCGGCGTCGACCGGCAGCTCACCCGCGAGATCGACCTCGGCGCCGACCCGGCACATGCGTGGGCCCGGCACGCGCTCGCCGCACCACTGCTCTGCGTGCGCCGCGACGACCGGAACTGGGAGGCGCCGCGCGGCCTCACGTTCAACGACTGGATCGACGGCGCGCTCGACACGCCACCCACGACCGAGGACCTGGACTACCACCTCACGCTGCTGTTCCCGCCGATCCGGCCGCGCGGCTACCTCGAGGTGCGCTGCCTCGACGCCCAGCCCGGCAACGAGTGGATCGCGCCGATCGCCGTGATCGCCGCGCTGCTGGCCGACGACGAGACCACCGACCTCGCCCGCGACCTCGCCGCCCCGGCCGCCGGCCGCTGGGAACCGGCCGCCCGCGACGGCCTCACCGACCCGGCGATCTCCCGCGTCGCGCACGCGGTGCTCGACCTGGCGGCCCGCCGCCTGGACCGCACGACCCTCGATGCGCCCGTCCGCAACCGCGTCTCGGAGATCATTGCGAAACGACTGAGCAAGGAGTCAGGTACGCGCCCCTGA
- a CDS encoding HDIG domain-containing metalloprotein: MSSVLLRPTADAARELAQRVIGDLGNRWLHTAAVAARAEQLATVVPAEDREILVASAWLHDIGYGELAHATGFHPLDGARLLDHHGWPTRISGLVANHSGACFVAAVHGLKAEMAVYPDEATATSDALTYADQTVGSRGEPLGIDARIADMLHRHGPGSPNATVAHLRTPHIQAIASRVQSRLATALH, encoded by the coding sequence ATGTCTTCGGTCTTGCTGCGTCCCACCGCCGACGCCGCCCGCGAGCTGGCCCAGCGCGTGATAGGCGACCTGGGCAACCGATGGCTCCACACGGCCGCAGTCGCGGCCCGCGCAGAGCAGCTCGCCACCGTGGTCCCGGCCGAAGACCGCGAGATCCTGGTCGCCTCCGCCTGGCTGCACGACATCGGCTACGGCGAACTGGCACACGCCACCGGCTTCCACCCGCTCGACGGCGCCCGCCTGCTCGACCACCACGGCTGGCCCACCCGCATCTCCGGCCTCGTGGCCAACCACTCCGGCGCCTGCTTCGTCGCCGCGGTCCACGGCCTCAAGGCGGAGATGGCCGTCTACCCGGACGAGGCGACGGCCACGTCCGACGCGCTGACCTACGCGGACCAGACGGTCGGCTCCCGCGGCGAACCCCTCGGCATCGACGCCCGCATCGCCGACATGCTGCACCGCCACGGCCCCGGCTCCCCGAACGCGACCGTGGCCCACCTGCGCACCCCACACATCCAGGCAATCGCGAGCCGCGTGCAATCCCGCCTCGCAACAGCCCTGCACTGA